In Terriglobia bacterium, the sequence CTTCTGATCACCGCAACGCTCACCTGTCTCTCTGGCTTCGTCACTACAACTTCCACCGCCCACATGCTAGCCTCAATAACGCTCCGCCAATCTCCCGCTCCCCGCTTCCGGGGTACAACCTCCTGACACACCACAGATAACACGCAGCGAAAAACACATTTTCCCGGCGCAAAATCCTGGAAACAAACGCCATCGAGACATTTTCAGATCTAAGTTCCTTCTTTCCAGCGGCTTACGGCGAAAATTTCCGTAAGTCACTGAAAACAGGCGAGAGCAAAACAGGGGGGTGGGTCTTCGCTCGACCCCCCTGCAAACTCAAACTCAGTGACGAATTCCGGCGAGCACCAG encodes:
- a CDS encoding integrase core domain-containing protein, yielding SDHRNAHLSLWLRHYNFHRPHASLNNAPPISRSPLPGYNLLTHHR